TTTTTATTGCGTAACATAGCTATGGTCTATTTTGCATAGTGGCTGTAGCGTGTAACATTTTAAATGATTGATTGTATGAAAGTTCCAATTATGAACCAATCCAACCATCCATTACCTGCCTATGCTACACTAGGGGCTAGTGGCATGGATTTACGTGCTTGTACCCCTATCCCTATTGCTTTGACGCCTGGACAAAGGGTACTGATTGCCACCGGTCTTTATATGGCTTTACCACAAGGTTATGAGGCTCAAGTAAGGCCACGTAGTGGCTTGGCGTTACACCATGGCATTACCGTTT
The nucleotide sequence above comes from Cardinium endosymbiont of Sogatella furcifera. Encoded proteins:
- the dut gene encoding dUTP diphosphatase, with translation MKVPIMNQSNHPLPAYATLGASGMDLRACTPIPIALTPGQRVLIATGLYMALPQGYEAQVRPRSGLALHHGITVLNSPGTIDADYRGEIKVLLINLSDQPFVVQDGDRIAQLVVANCASVQWQVVSGLDQTDRGTGGHGSTGKD